In the Hordeum vulgare subsp. vulgare chromosome 7H, MorexV3_pseudomolecules_assembly, whole genome shotgun sequence genome, one interval contains:
- the LOC123413102 gene encoding L-type lectin-domain containing receptor kinase SIT2-like, protein MLLEHFHLATLFLLLVTTAGGVGGQKFTYNGFAGSNLDLDGVAGVTPNGLLMLTNGPIQMKGHAFHPSPLPFRAARSFSTTFVFSIFGQYIDLSAPGLAFVVTTSKEMHATALPGQFLGLLNTTNNTNPNAHFFAVELDTLLNVDFRDINSNHVGINVDSLVSRAAADAGYYDDATGRFQNLSLISRKAMQVWVDYDGAATEITVTMAPLGLARPSKPLLRTTVDLSTVLQHQDTAYVGFSSATAVLFARHFIVGWSFALDGPAPTLDISSLPALPPTGPKPRSRVLEIVLPIASATVVLAVGIAVYIFVRRRLRYAEVREDWESAFGPQPFSYKDLYQATKGFSDTNLLGAGGFGSVYKGVLRKPDMDTEVAVKRVSHQSRQGMKEFIAEVASMRRLHHRNLVQLLGYCRRKGELLLVYDHMPNGSLDKYLHDPMPGKGMLEWAQRFHIIRGVASGLSYLHEDWEQIVIHRDVKASNVLLDGEMNGRLGDFGLARLHDHGSDAQTTHVVGTMGYLAPELGHTGRATPSTDVFAFGAFLLEVTCGRRPIEQDERNNRVMLVDWVAEQWRKGSITKAADVRMPNSFCLDQVSLVLKLGILCCHPLHNARPTMRQVVQYLDGDLPLPEFSPVYLGSTMLELMYSAEFFNKNLMTYVSSGVISDLSTGR, encoded by the coding sequence ATGCTTCTCGAGCATTTCCACTTGGCCACTCTATTCCTTCTCCTCGTGACCACCGCCGGCGGCGTCGGCGGGCAGAAGTTCACCTACAATGGCTTTGCAGGCAGCAACCTCGACCTCGACGGCGTGGCCGGGGTCACGCCCAACGGTCTCCTCATGCTCACCAACGGACCCATCCAGATGAAAGGCCACGCCTTCCACCCGTCGCCGTTGCCGTTCCGCGCGGCGCGGTCCTTCTCCACGACCTTCGTCTTCAGCATCTTCGGGCAGTACATCGACCTGAGCGCCCCCGGCCTGGCCTTCGTCGTCACCACGTCCAAGGAGATGCACGCCACCGCGTTGCCGGGCCAGTTCCTTGGCCTcctcaacaccaccaacaacaccaaccccAACGCCCACTTCTTCGCCGTGGAGCTCGACACCCTCCTCAACGTTGATTTCCGCGACATCAACAGCAACCACGTCGGCATCAACGTCGACAGCCTCGTGTCGCGAGCTGCCGCTGACGCCGGTTACTACGACGACGCCACGGGGCGGTTCCAGAACCTAAGCCTCATCAGCCGCAAGGCAATGCAGGTGTGGGTGGACTACGATGGAGCCGCCACGGAGATCACCGTCACCATGGCTCCCCTGGGCCTCGCCAGGCCCAGCAAGCCCCTGCTACGAACCACCGTGGACCTCTCGACCGTGCTACAGCACCAGGATACGGCGTACGTCGGCTTCTCGTCGGCCACGGCGGTGCTCTTCGCACGACACTTCATCGTCGGCTGGAGCTTCGCGCTGGACGGTCCAGCGCCTACGCTAGACATCTCGTCGTTGCCCGCCCTGCCGCCTACCGGGCCCAAGCCACGGTCCAGGGTGCTGGAGATCGTGCTGCCCATAGCATCAGCGACGGTGGTTCTTGCCGTCGGCATCGCTGTTTACATCTTCGTACGACGGCGCCTCAGGTACGCGGAGGTCCGGGAGGACTGGGAGTCCGCGTTCGGGCCGCAGCCCTTCTCCTACAAGGACCTGTACCAGGCGACCAAGGGGTTCAGCGACACCAACCTACTCGGGGCAGGAGGCTTTGGAAGCGTCTACAAGGGCGTGCTCCGCAAGCCGGACATGGACACCGAGGTGGCCGTGAAGAGGGTGTCGCACCAGTCAAGGCaggggatgaaggagttcatagcCGAGGTCGCGAGCATGCGCCGGCTCCACCACCGAAACCTGGTGCAGCTGCTCGGCTATTGCCGGCGAAAGGGAGAGCTTCTCTTGGTCTACGATCACATGCCGAACGGTAGCCTCGACAAATACCTACACGATCCCATGCCTGGCAAGGGCATGCTGGAGTGGGCTCAGAGGTTCCACATCATCAGGGGAGTGGCTTCGGGGTTATCGTACCTCCACGAGGATTGGGAGCAAATCGTCATCCATCGAGACGTCAAGGCAAGCAACGTGCTCTTGGATGGCGAGATGAACGGGAGGCTAGGGGATTTCGGCCTTGCAAGGTTGCACGACCATGGGTCCGATGCGCAGACCACACACGTGGTCGGCACCATGGGCTACCTAGCCCCTGAACTAGGCCACACAGGCAGGGCAACCCCATCTACCGATGTCTTTGCCTTTGGTGCGTTCCTCCTGGAGGTCACCTGTGGGCGGAGGCCCATCGAGCAAGATGAGAGAAACAACCGCGTCATGCTCGTGGACTGGGTTGCCGAACAATGGCGTAAGGGTTCGATCACTAAGGCCGCAGACGTTAGGATGCCAAACAGCTTTTGCCTTGACCAGGTCTCTCTAGTGCTGAAACTCGGAATTTTGTGCTGCCATCCGTTGCACAATGCAAGGCCAACCATGCGACAAGTCGTGCAATACCTCGACGGCGATTTGCCCCTCCCTGAGTTTTCGCCGGTGTATCTCGGCTCAACCATGCTGGAGCTGATGTACAGCGCAGAGTTTTTTAACAAGAATCTAATGACATATGTGTCATCGGGTGTCATTTCTGATCTCTCCACAGGAAGGTAA